From the Dehalococcoidia bacterium genome, one window contains:
- a CDS encoding NAD(P)H-hydrate dehydratase, whose amino-acid sequence MKIVTAVEMKQLETEAEKLGIPTSQLMENAGRAVAENARRLLGGLAGKKVLVLAGPGNNGGDGLVAARYLREWGGEVNLYLCSQRPSDDANLKLALEWGITTVGSEADANQAQLLDLLASADMVIDAIFGTGQSRAIEGIFQKVLLRLGEAKNARPALKILAVDLPSGLNADSGSADPVAPFADYTVTLGLPKRGLYAPSGAERAGEVIVADIGIPVQLTENLKSETVTSEWARAALPHRAPYSHKGSFGKALVVAGSVNYIGAAYLACSGAMRVGVGLVTLAAGRSLREVIASRLAEATYLPLIESPSGTVYPDAYKTILEAAPDYNAVLIGCGLGQKPTAKELALKTIFRLQESQKIVLDADALNYLASVREWWKRIPFDMVLTPHPGEMARLCGLTTEDVQANRFEVSSQKAAEWNKTIVLKGANTVIAAPDGALRINPSANAGLASAGTGDVLAGAIAGLLAQGMKLFDGAKLGVYLHSEAGERVRQRLGDAGMIASDLLPELPLVIKELKGNEKHQILSTKH is encoded by the coding sequence ATGAAAATCGTAACGGCAGTGGAAATGAAGCAGCTCGAAACCGAAGCTGAAAAACTCGGCATACCTACCTCTCAACTGATGGAGAACGCCGGACGGGCGGTGGCTGAAAACGCGCGGCGTCTGCTTGGCGGCCTCGCTGGCAAAAAAGTGCTGGTGCTGGCCGGTCCAGGCAACAACGGCGGCGATGGGCTGGTGGCGGCGCGCTACCTGCGTGAGTGGGGCGGGGAGGTCAACCTCTATCTTTGCTCCCAGCGGCCATCCGACGATGCGAATCTTAAACTGGCTCTGGAGTGGGGCATTACCACCGTAGGCTCTGAGGCGGATGCCAATCAGGCTCAGTTACTCGACCTACTCGCGTCAGCCGATATGGTTATAGACGCCATCTTCGGAACAGGCCAGAGCCGCGCCATTGAAGGTATTTTTCAAAAAGTGCTGTTAAGGCTGGGAGAAGCCAAAAATGCGCGCCCGGCGCTCAAAATCCTGGCTGTGGACCTGCCGTCCGGCCTGAACGCCGACAGCGGTTCAGCCGACCCGGTGGCACCTTTCGCCGACTACACCGTTACCCTCGGCCTGCCCAAGCGCGGGCTGTATGCTCCTTCCGGTGCCGAAAGAGCGGGTGAGGTTATCGTGGCCGATATCGGTATACCCGTACAGCTTACCGAGAATCTCAAGTCGGAGACAGTCACATCGGAGTGGGCGCGCGCGGCATTGCCTCACCGCGCTCCGTATTCTCACAAGGGCAGTTTCGGCAAAGCGCTGGTGGTGGCTGGCTCGGTCAATTATATCGGCGCGGCCTATCTGGCTTGCAGCGGCGCCATGAGAGTTGGGGTGGGGCTTGTGACACTGGCCGCCGGCAGGAGCCTGCGGGAAGTGATTGCTTCCAGGCTGGCGGAAGCCACCTATCTGCCCCTGATTGAGTCGCCTTCGGGTACGGTATATCCCGATGCTTATAAAACTATTCTCGAAGCCGCGCCGGATTATAATGCCGTGCTCATCGGCTGCGGGCTGGGGCAAAAACCTACCGCCAAAGAGCTGGCGCTCAAGACCATCTTCAGGTTGCAGGAATCACAGAAAATTGTTCTGGATGCCGATGCCCTCAATTACCTTGCCAGCGTGAGAGAATGGTGGAAACGCATCCCATTCGATATGGTGTTGACGCCCCATCCCGGCGAAATGGCGCGCCTGTGCGGGCTGACCACAGAAGACGTTCAGGCCAACCGCTTCGAAGTGTCCAGTCAAAAAGCCGCTGAATGGAACAAGACCATAGTGCTCAAGGGAGCCAATACCGTTATCGCCGCGCCGGACGGTGCGCTGCGCATCAACCCCTCCGCCAATGCCGGGCTGGCCTCGGCGGGCACGGGTGATGTTCTGGCCGGGGCCATTGCCGGGCTGCTGGCGCAGGGCATGAAGCTCTTTGACGGCGCGAAACTTGGAGTCTATCTGCACTCTGAAGCTGGCGAGAGAGTCAGGCAGAGGCTGGGAGATGCCGGCATGATAGCCTCGGACCTCCTGCCGGAATTGCCGCTGGTAATAAAGGAGCTAAAAGGAAACGAGAAGCACCAAATTCTAAGCACCAAACACTAA
- a CDS encoding type III pantothenate kinase — protein sequence MLLAIGIGNTSIKLGVFDGEKLASAWHIATDIRHTPDEYSVTLFSLLEQGNVEKSDLTEAAMWCTVPPLIPTFEELLRKHFGISPLVVGAGIKTGVRIRMDNPREVGADRIVNAAAVHSLYPGTTIIVDMGTATTFDTVSREGDYLGGAIAPGIMMAAEALFTRPAQLYRVQLAAPKKAIGTSTVSAMQSGIIFGYTSLVEGMVQRIQRELPEKARVIATGGYASLILKETDVIEMVNPDLALIGLRIINQLNKT from the coding sequence ATGTTATTGGCAATCGGAATCGGCAATACCTCCATCAAGCTCGGCGTTTTTGACGGGGAAAAGCTGGCATCCGCCTGGCACATCGCCACCGACATACGTCACACGCCGGATGAGTACTCCGTTACGCTGTTCAGTCTGCTCGAACAGGGAAACGTCGAGAAATCGGACCTTACCGAAGCCGCTATGTGGTGCACCGTGCCCCCGCTCATCCCCACTTTCGAAGAACTACTGCGAAAGCATTTCGGTATATCCCCTCTTGTTGTGGGCGCAGGCATCAAGACAGGCGTGCGCATTCGCATGGATAACCCCAGGGAGGTGGGCGCCGACCGCATCGTCAATGCTGCCGCCGTCCACTCGCTTTACCCCGGCACGACCATCATCGTGGACATGGGCACGGCCACTACTTTCGACACCGTCTCCAGAGAGGGGGACTACCTGGGGGGAGCCATCGCGCCCGGCATCATGATGGCGGCGGAGGCTCTTTTCACCCGCCCGGCCCAGCTCTACCGCGTGCAGCTCGCTGCCCCCAAAAAGGCTATCGGCACGAGCACCGTCAGCGCCATGCAGTCGGGCATCATTTTCGGCTACACCTCGCTGGTGGAGGGCATGGTGCAGCGCATTCAGCGAGAGCTACCGGAGAAGGCCAGAGTCATTGCCACCGGGGGTTATGCCTCGCTCATACTCAAAGAGACGGATGTTATAGAAATGGTCAATCCCGACCTGGCTTTGATAGGGTTGAGGATAATAAATCAGCTCAATAAGACATAA
- the coaBC gene encoding bifunctional phosphopantothenoylcysteine decarboxylase/phosphopantothenate--cysteine ligase CoaBC, translating into MLTDKIVVLGITGSIAAYKAAELASKLTHAGVRVDVVMTDAAQKFISPLTLRSLTRRPVASDMWEMSSEFSIQHVSLAQAADVVVIAPATANIIARIACGMADDLLSATVLATKAPVVIAPAMNVNMYENSVTQENLAKLKERGFTIVEPGTGSLACDAVGKGRLAEIEQIIGAIKMVLGRDGDMAGKKVVVTAGGTREPIDPVRFIGNRSSGKMGCALAEAARDRGATVTLISAASLPQPGGMEVVYVESAGQMLEAVQKAVKKADALVMAAAVADFKPKVMAKSKIKKAALALNLELERTPDILAEVDGNFIRVGFAAESENLVVNAKKKLADKVLDLIVANDVTAKGSGFGTDTNKVTLISRDGNEEDLPLMTKREVADKVWDWVVANE; encoded by the coding sequence ATGTTGACGGACAAGATAGTCGTTCTGGGGATTACGGGGAGCATAGCGGCTTACAAGGCGGCGGAGCTGGCCAGCAAGCTGACTCACGCGGGCGTCAGGGTGGACGTGGTCATGACGGATGCGGCGCAGAAGTTCATCTCGCCGCTCACGCTGCGTTCGCTGACGCGCCGTCCGGTAGCTTCCGACATGTGGGAGATGTCCTCGGAGTTCAGCATCCAGCACGTGTCCCTGGCGCAGGCGGCAGACGTGGTGGTTATTGCTCCGGCTACGGCCAACATCATCGCCAGAATTGCCTGCGGCATGGCCGACGACCTGCTCTCCGCCACCGTCCTGGCGACCAAAGCCCCGGTCGTCATCGCTCCGGCCATGAACGTCAATATGTACGAGAATTCCGTCACCCAGGAAAACCTGGCCAAGCTCAAAGAGCGCGGTTTCACCATCGTCGAACCTGGCACCGGAAGTCTGGCTTGCGATGCGGTAGGGAAGGGGCGCCTGGCTGAAATTGAGCAGATAATCGGCGCCATCAAGATGGTGCTGGGCAGGGATGGGGATATGGCGGGCAAGAAGGTGGTGGTTACCGCCGGGGGCACGCGCGAACCTATCGATCCGGTGCGCTTCATCGGCAACCGCTCGTCCGGCAAGATGGGCTGCGCTTTAGCCGAGGCCGCCCGCGACAGGGGAGCAACTGTGACGCTTATTTCAGCCGCTAGCCTGCCCCAACCCGGCGGGATGGAAGTGGTTTACGTGGAAAGCGCAGGCCAGATGCTCGAAGCGGTGCAGAAAGCTGTCAAGAAGGCCGATGCTTTAGTGATGGCGGCGGCGGTGGCCGATTTCAAACCCAAAGTAATGGCAAAATCAAAGATTAAAAAAGCGGCGCTGGCGCTCAACCTGGAGCTTGAGCGCACGCCCGACATACTGGCCGAGGTTGACGGCAACTTTATCCGCGTGGGTTTCGCCGCCGAGAGCGAAAACCTCGTAGTCAACGCCAAGAAGAAGCTGGCAGACAAGGTGCTCGACCTCATCGTAGCCAACGACGTCACGGCCAAGGGCAGCGGTTTCGGCACGGACACCAACAAGGTGACGCTCATCAGCCGCGACGGCAACGAAGAAGACCTGCCCCTCATGACCAAGCGCGAGGTGGCGGATAAGGTGTGGGATTGGGTGGTGGCGAACGAGTAG
- a CDS encoding HEAT repeat domain-containing protein produces the protein MIDISKKLGIETIGELQSKKDVGALINIVEKSKYPSDVRFAINALGMLKAKTAVEPIICALLSDSFQDIAVRALGDIGSEKAVRPLCLLLQNVHTAKLNREAILHSLGKIASKEAAGIIINYLDTDIGEIALSVLKNLGTLGVGELIFALGTDLRDTAIAALGQIGENAKEATVPLLKILETVIDKEAPECNVLMSLALIKDHDAVEPLINAIKYNTSHGDDDYAFQNQIIFTLGDIGDKEATAPLVRLMLRNDESRVRGTAAAALGKIGDNTAIEPLISVLENDRENGFVRDSAAWALLHLDEGKTALPLLKYLKQYHKGIFDSIKHLQFPFE, from the coding sequence TTGATAGACATCTCAAAAAAGCTTGGTATTGAAACAATCGGAGAGCTTCAAAGCAAAAAGGACGTTGGAGCGCTGATTAACATTGTTGAAAAATCCAAATATCCGAGTGATGTTCGGTTTGCTATCAACGCTTTGGGTATGTTGAAAGCTAAAACGGCGGTAGAACCTATCATCTGTGCATTATTAAGCGATTCTTTTCAGGATATTGCCGTGAGAGCTTTAGGTGATATTGGAAGCGAGAAAGCGGTAAGGCCGCTCTGTCTTCTTCTTCAGAATGTTCATACAGCAAAACTCAATCGCGAAGCCATATTACATTCATTGGGCAAAATAGCATCAAAGGAAGCGGCAGGTATTATAATCAATTACCTTGATACTGATATAGGCGAAATAGCGTTGTCAGTTCTTAAAAACCTGGGCACGTTGGGGGTTGGAGAACTGATATTTGCTCTGGGCACCGACCTGAGAGACACAGCCATCGCTGCTCTAGGGCAAATAGGCGAGAATGCTAAAGAAGCCACAGTTCCACTACTAAAGATACTTGAAACAGTTATCGACAAAGAGGCACCGGAGTGCAATGTTTTAATGTCCCTCGCCTTGATAAAAGACCATGATGCTGTCGAACCGCTAATCAATGCTATTAAATATAATACTTCACACGGGGATGACGACTACGCATTTCAAAACCAGATAATTTTTACTTTGGGTGACATAGGCGATAAAGAAGCCACTGCGCCTTTGGTTCGTCTCATGCTCCGCAATGACGAATCGAGGGTAAGGGGAACGGCGGCAGCAGCTCTAGGTAAAATAGGAGATAACACCGCCATCGAACCTTTGATTAGCGTTCTGGAAAATGATAGAGAAAATGGGTTTGTGAGGGATAGTGCAGCTTGGGCACTGCTGCACTTGGATGAGGGGAAAACCGCTCTCCCTCTCTTGAAATATTTGAAACAGTATCACAAGGGCATTTTTGATTCCATAAAACACCTCCAATTTCCATTTGAGTAG
- a CDS encoding valine--tRNA ligase, which translates to MTDQSIPELSKAYEPHQVEQKWYAYWMQKGYFTPQIDPSKKPFVIIQPPPNITGDLHLGHALTATLEDIMIRWHRMMGEPTLWLPGEDHAGIAAQVVVERMLAKEGLTRHQIGREKFNERMWQWVNGCRANISNQHKRLGVSCDWTRERFTLDPGPSRAVRTFFVNLYEKGLIYRGERIINWCARCATALSDLEVEHEDVSAHLWYIKYPLEDGSGFITVATTRPETMLGDTAVAVNPADGRYKSLVGKNVKLPLMNRIIPVVADDSVSTEFGTGAVKVTPAHDPSDFEIGLRHNLPVVNILANDVSINENGSKFAGMDRFAARKAIVAELDGEGLLEKVEPHTHAVGHCQRCRTVIEPIASRQWFVKIAPLAEPAIEAVKSGRITIVPERFTKVYLNWMENIRDWCISRQLWWGHRIPVWYCGCGETIVATDEPKKCLKCGSEHLKQDPDVLDTWFSSGLWTHSTLGWPDKTQDLAYFYPTTVMETAYDILFFWVVRMIMMGIENMGEPPFRYVYLHGLIRDEKGDKMSKTKGNVIDPLAVMDKYGTDALRFAVITGTTPGNDSKLSSTKLEAGRNFANKLWNAARFVLRYAGKDGADATINVSALTLEDRWIISRLNGTVAEASELMQEFEFGEALRKIHDFLWGEYCDWYIELAKTRLADKFASSPLPVLVHVLETSLRMLHPYMPFVTEELWQNLNRAFNLGCGDSIMVASYPEAAEMSPDIAAELVIDSLIEIVRSVRNTRAEYEVETNRLIEASVYAGELAPLLKPYAGAIETLAKARVTIEAERKGEVPPQALVLVLETSEVVIPMASMFDLRSEMERITKEMTDAVLEIGRLETLLGDKAFCDKAPAAVVEKQQEKRASAREKLTRLKEHKERLAG; encoded by the coding sequence ATGACAGACCAATCCATACCCGAACTCTCCAAGGCCTACGAGCCGCACCAGGTAGAGCAGAAGTGGTACGCCTACTGGATGCAGAAGGGCTACTTCACACCGCAGATAGACCCGTCCAAGAAGCCCTTTGTCATCATCCAGCCGCCCCCCAACATCACCGGCGACCTGCACCTGGGCCATGCCCTCACCGCCACGCTGGAAGACATCATGATACGCTGGCACCGCATGATGGGAGAGCCCACGCTGTGGCTGCCGGGCGAGGACCATGCCGGCATCGCGGCGCAGGTGGTGGTCGAGAGGATGCTCGCCAAAGAGGGGTTGACGCGTCACCAGATAGGCCGCGAGAAGTTCAATGAGCGCATGTGGCAGTGGGTCAACGGCTGCCGCGCCAACATCTCCAACCAGCACAAGCGGCTGGGCGTCTCCTGTGACTGGACGCGCGAGCGTTTTACACTCGACCCCGGCCCCTCACGCGCCGTGCGCACCTTCTTCGTCAATCTGTACGAGAAGGGGCTCATTTACCGCGGGGAGCGCATCATAAACTGGTGCGCACGCTGCGCCACCGCCCTCTCCGACCTCGAAGTGGAGCACGAGGACGTATCGGCCCACCTCTGGTATATCAAGTACCCGCTGGAGGACGGCAGCGGATTTATCACCGTAGCCACCACCCGCCCCGAGACCATGCTGGGCGACACCGCTGTGGCCGTCAATCCGGCGGACGGACGCTATAAATCCCTCGTCGGCAAAAATGTAAAACTCCCGTTGATGAACAGGATTATTCCCGTGGTTGCCGATGATTCCGTTTCGACCGAGTTCGGCACGGGCGCGGTCAAGGTGACCCCGGCTCACGACCCGTCGGACTTTGAGATTGGCTTACGACATAACCTTCCTGTGGTCAATATTCTTGCCAACGACGTCAGCATCAACGAGAACGGCAGCAAGTTCGCCGGCATGGACCGCTTCGCCGCGCGCAAGGCTATCGTCGCGGAACTCGATGGAGAGGGCTTGTTGGAAAAGGTAGAACCCCACACCCATGCCGTGGGGCACTGCCAGCGCTGCCGCACAGTTATAGAGCCCATCGCCAGCCGCCAGTGGTTTGTCAAGATTGCCCCGCTGGCTGAGCCCGCTATCGAGGCCGTCAAGAGCGGCCGGATCACCATCGTTCCGGAGCGCTTCACCAAGGTCTATCTCAACTGGATGGAGAACATCCGCGACTGGTGCATTTCCAGGCAACTGTGGTGGGGGCACCGCATCCCGGTGTGGTACTGCGGCTGCGGCGAGACGATAGTCGCCACGGACGAACCCAAAAAATGCCTCAAGTGCGGCTCGGAACACCTCAAGCAGGACCCAGACGTGCTGGATACCTGGTTCTCCTCGGGACTCTGGACGCACTCCACGCTGGGATGGCCGGATAAAACGCAGGACCTCGCGTATTTCTATCCCACCACCGTCATGGAAACGGCCTACGATATTCTTTTCTTCTGGGTGGTGCGCATGATAATGATGGGCATTGAGAACATGGGCGAGCCGCCTTTCCGCTACGTTTACCTGCACGGGCTCATCCGCGACGAAAAAGGCGACAAAATGAGCAAGACCAAGGGCAACGTCATCGACCCGCTCGCGGTCATGGATAAATACGGAACAGATGCCCTGCGCTTTGCCGTTATCACGGGCACTACGCCCGGCAATGACAGCAAGTTGTCCTCCACCAAACTGGAGGCTGGACGCAACTTCGCCAACAAGCTGTGGAACGCCGCGCGCTTCGTGCTGCGTTACGCCGGCAAAGACGGCGCGGACGCCACCATCAACGTCTCGGCTCTGACGCTCGAAGACCGCTGGATAATCTCGCGCCTCAATGGCACAGTGGCTGAGGCATCCGAGTTGATGCAGGAGTTCGAGTTCGGCGAGGCGCTGCGCAAGATACACGATTTCCTGTGGGGCGAGTATTGCGACTGGTATATCGAGCTGGCCAAGACGCGCCTGGCGGATAAATTTGCCTCATCGCCGCTGCCGGTGCTGGTGCACGTGCTGGAAACCTCCCTGCGCATGCTGCATCCCTACATGCCCTTTGTGACCGAGGAGCTGTGGCAAAACCTTAACCGCGCCTTCAACCTGGGCTGTGGCGACTCCATCATGGTGGCATCCTACCCGGAGGCTGCCGAGATGAGTCCAGACATCGCTGCCGAGTTGGTGATAGATTCCCTCATCGAAATCGTGCGCTCGGTGCGCAACACGCGCGCCGAATATGAGGTAGAGACCAACCGTCTTATCGAGGCCAGCGTCTATGCTGGCGAACTCGCTCCCCTGCTCAAACCCTACGCAGGGGCTATTGAGACGCTGGCCAAAGCCAGAGTCACCATAGAAGCCGAACGCAAAGGCGAGGTGCCGCCGCAGGCGCTGGTGCTGGTGCTGGAGACGAGCGAGGTGGTCATTCCTATGGCCAGCATGTTCGACCTGCGCAGCGAAATGGAGCGCATCACGAAGGAAATGACCGATGCCGTGCTGGAAATAGGCAGACTGGAAACGCTGCTAGGTGACAAAGCCTTCTGCGACAAGGCCCCGGCGGCGGTAGTAGAGAAGCAGCAGGAAAAGCGGGCTTCCGCGCGTGAGAAACTGACACGCCTCAAAGAGCATAAGGAGCGGCTGGCGGGATAG
- the secA gene encoding preprotein translocase subunit SecA: MFSWFAGDSNERELKKLAPTVKRINELDPEFHKLNDEELKGKTAEFMKRLVDAVAGKKQEIDDVKKELAEAQSCLNTVDEIDRKAEISVQCKRLQDETRELDKDLRKEENAFLDELLPEAFAAVREAARRTIHQRHFDVQLMGGIVLHHGRIAEMRTGEGKTLVATLPLYLNALTGRGVHLVTVNDYLARRDPYWMGPVFHALGLSVASIYPMQSEAEHLPSRLFDPAYDSGKDTDPWRHFKPIPRKDAYLADITYGTSAEFGFDYLRDNMAVDLSQTVQREQNYAIVDEADNLLIDEARTPLIISGPGETPTDEYRKISQLVSKLKGREIDPSERRNMYSEDSEAKNVGYDYEYDEKNQSIVLTQEGQEKLAIWLHDPLLFEDETLRNKISEIQPQGERKTTQEPIEEPLERTHKKQRVQNALRAKQFYHIDHQYMVKEGKVLIVDEFTGRVLVGRRYSEGLHQAIEAKENVKVEAENRTYATVTIQNYFRMYAKLAGMTGTAVTEAEEFSKIYKLEVVVIPTNKPQAREDASDQIFKNEESKFKALVREVEEMHKLGRPVLIGTVAIENSEILSEMLNRRGIKHNVLNAKKHEQEAQFIAEAGNPGAVTVATNMAGRGVDIILGGKPPEGGDEKAKAEWQARHDKVVALGGLHVLGSERHEARRIDNQLRGRAGRQGDPGSSRFYVGLDDELMRRFGGERIQGIMNWAGMDENTPIENRLISRSIENAQTKVEGFNFDIRKHLVDYDDVINKQREIIYGERHKILSGADLRSNILDMVKAVIEVEVDRFVKVPGGEEPDFAALRTAINNIFPVPPEITPEALAQMQTEEAVDQFVQTAEELYAKKEGEVGPANMRTLERLVMLRVIDTLWVEHLTATDNMRQGVGLESMRGLDPIVAYKQRASIMFEELRDAIRDDVTHLIYRVSISKPGAPGQAAPPPSSPMTKIVGKPGENKPSLKPGQKPGRNEPCPCGSGKKYKHCCGK; the protein is encoded by the coding sequence ATGTTTAGCTGGTTCGCAGGTGATTCCAACGAGCGCGAGCTCAAAAAGCTGGCGCCCACTGTAAAACGCATTAACGAGCTCGACCCCGAGTTTCATAAGCTCAACGACGAAGAACTCAAGGGCAAGACGGCCGAGTTTATGAAACGGCTGGTCGATGCCGTTGCTGGTAAAAAGCAGGAAATCGACGATGTCAAAAAAGAGTTGGCGGAAGCCCAGAGCTGCCTGAATACCGTCGATGAGATAGACCGCAAAGCTGAGATTTCCGTCCAGTGCAAAAGATTGCAAGACGAAACCAGAGAGTTGGACAAGGACCTGCGCAAGGAAGAAAATGCCTTCCTCGACGAACTGCTGCCTGAGGCCTTTGCCGCCGTGCGCGAAGCCGCCAGGAGAACCATCCACCAGCGCCATTTCGATGTCCAGCTCATGGGCGGCATTGTGCTGCATCATGGCCGCATTGCCGAGATGCGCACCGGCGAGGGTAAAACGCTAGTGGCTACCCTGCCGCTATACCTCAATGCTCTCACCGGGCGCGGCGTGCACCTGGTTACCGTCAACGATTACCTGGCGAGGCGCGACCCATACTGGATGGGACCTGTCTTCCACGCCCTCGGTTTGAGCGTGGCCAGCATCTATCCCATGCAGTCCGAGGCAGAGCACCTGCCCTCCCGACTTTTCGACCCTGCTTATGATTCCGGCAAGGACACCGACCCCTGGCGCCACTTCAAGCCCATCCCGCGCAAAGATGCGTATCTGGCGGACATCACCTACGGCACCTCCGCCGAGTTCGGTTTCGACTATCTACGCGACAACATGGCCGTTGACCTCAGCCAGACCGTGCAGCGGGAACAGAACTATGCCATCGTAGACGAGGCTGACAACCTGCTCATAGATGAGGCACGAACGCCTCTCATTATCAGCGGCCCAGGAGAAACCCCTACCGATGAGTATCGTAAGATTTCACAACTTGTCAGCAAACTCAAGGGCAGGGAAATTGACCCATCGGAACGACGAAACATGTACAGTGAAGATTCCGAGGCTAAAAACGTTGGATACGACTATGAATACGATGAAAAGAACCAAAGTATTGTTCTTACACAAGAAGGTCAAGAAAAGCTCGCAATATGGTTACATGACCCTTTGCTTTTCGAGGATGAAACCCTAAGAAACAAAATAAGCGAAATCCAACCGCAGGGTGAGCGCAAAACAACACAGGAACCCATCGAAGAACCTTTGGAACGCACTCACAAGAAACAGCGTGTTCAAAACGCGCTACGCGCCAAACAGTTTTATCATATTGACCATCAGTATATGGTTAAAGAAGGTAAAGTTCTTATCGTTGATGAATTTACAGGTCGAGTCTTGGTGGGACGCCGCTATTCGGAAGGATTGCATCAAGCTATCGAAGCTAAGGAAAACGTCAAGGTTGAAGCAGAGAATCGGACATACGCAACTGTCACCATCCAGAACTATTTCCGCATGTACGCCAAGCTGGCCGGCATGACCGGCACGGCCGTCACCGAGGCCGAGGAATTTTCCAAAATATACAAGCTGGAAGTAGTGGTCATCCCCACCAACAAGCCGCAGGCGCGTGAAGACGCCAGCGACCAGATATTCAAGAACGAAGAATCCAAGTTCAAGGCGCTGGTGCGCGAAGTGGAAGAAATGCACAAGCTGGGCCGCCCGGTGCTCATCGGTACGGTGGCCATCGAGAACTCGGAGATACTGAGCGAAATGCTCAACCGCCGCGGCATCAAACACAATGTGCTCAACGCTAAGAAGCACGAGCAGGAGGCTCAATTTATCGCAGAAGCGGGGAATCCCGGCGCTGTTACCGTGGCCACCAATATGGCCGGGCGCGGCGTGGACATCATACTGGGCGGCAAGCCGCCTGAAGGCGGCGACGAAAAGGCGAAAGCCGAGTGGCAGGCCAGGCACGACAAGGTGGTAGCCCTTGGAGGGTTACACGTCCTCGGCAGCGAGCGCCATGAAGCGCGCCGTATCGATAACCAGCTCCGTGGCCGCGCCGGACGCCAGGGCGACCCCGGTTCGTCGCGCTTCTACGTGGGACTGGACGACGAGCTGATGCGCCGCTTCGGCGGCGAACGCATACAGGGCATCATGAACTGGGCCGGCATGGACGAGAACACGCCCATTGAGAACCGGCTTATTTCGCGCAGCATCGAAAACGCCCAGACCAAGGTCGAGGGCTTCAACTTCGACATCCGCAAGCACCTGGTGGACTACGACGACGTCATCAACAAACAGCGCGAGATTATTTACGGCGAGCGCCACAAAATCCTCAGCGGCGCCGACCTGCGCTCCAACATACTGGACATGGTCAAGGCCGTCATCGAAGTAGAGGTGGATAGATTCGTAAAAGTGCCCGGTGGAGAGGAGCCCGATTTCGCCGCGCTGAGAACCGCTATTAACAACATATTCCCTGTCCCGCCGGAGATTACTCCCGAAGCGCTGGCTCAAATGCAGACTGAGGAAGCAGTGGACCAGTTCGTCCAGACGGCCGAGGAGCTTTACGCCAAAAAGGAAGGAGAAGTAGGGCCAGCCAACATGCGCACACTGGAACGGTTGGTGATGCTGCGCGTCATTGACACGCTGTGGGTGGAGCACCTCACCGCTACAGACAATATGCGTCAAGGAGTAGGGCTTGAATCAATGCGAGGGTTGGATCCCATAGTGGCCTATAAACAACGAGCTAGTATCATGTTCGAAGAGCTTCGCGATGCCATCCGCGACGACGTGACGCATCTGATATACCGCGTATCCATCTCTAAACCCGGAGCACCGGGGCAGGCGGCCCCGCCCCCCTCTTCCCCAATGACCAAAATAGTGGGCAAGCCGGGCGAGAATAAGCCGTCGCTTAAACCAGGTCAGAAGCCGGGGCGCAACGAGCCCTGTCCCTGCGGCAGCGGCAAGAAGTACAAGCATTGCTGCGGGAAGTGA
- a CDS encoding DUF2007 domain-containing protein: MKSKDRLVKVYTAHGEMEAQVIKGLLESCGIPSLMQGNAALSMQPFVMDGMGEVKIMVVEAQADEARKIIEAQADV, from the coding sequence ATGAAATCTAAAGACAGGCTGGTAAAGGTCTATACCGCCCACGGCGAGATGGAAGCGCAGGTCATTAAAGGCCTGCTGGAGAGCTGCGGCATACCCTCGCTCATGCAGGGTAACGCCGCTTTATCCATGCAGCCGTTCGTGATGGACGGCATGGGAGAGGTTAAAATAATGGTCGTTGAAGCGCAGGCCGACGAGGCCAGGAAGATAATAGAGGCACAAGCAGATGTTTAG